A segment of the bacterium genome:
ATTGATGTGGTAGGTGAGAATGAAAGTCATCCCCTATCCTCGTTGATGGAAGTGATTGGTGTGCTGATTGAAAAGTATGAGGACGAACATGTCCCAGAACTGACAGAGATATAGCCATTGAATCATTTGTAGAGAATAGCAAGAGAATTCTAACCAGTCGTTGCATCGGACGGCGGGGGAGCTAACCACTTCTCAAAGTTTTGTGGTTGACCAAAGTTTTGTTGTGTATATAAAGTTTAGTGGCAATTCTCCCCGCCGCCGCTGAACTCAGCGTTAGACAAATAGAATATTAACACTCAAGATGAATTGGTAAAATGAAATATGTTATTATTTGAGTGGGATCCAAGAAAAGCAATTAAGAATATAAATGTCCATGGTATATCTTTTGATGAAGCCAGCACAACTTTTAGCGATACACTATCATTAACAATCTATGATCCGTTACATTCTGAGCAAGAAGACAGATTTATTTTAATTGGGAATTCACTTAAACATCGTGTGTTAGTAACTGTTCATACAGAAAGAGGGGATAAAATTAGAATAATAAGCTCGAGAAAGGCAACAGAAAATGAAAGGAGACAATATGAAGAGAATGCAAAAAGATCGGGATATGCTTGAAGAATATGATTTCAGCAAAGGTATTCAGGGAAAATACGTAAAAAAATACTGCGAAGGGACAAATGTTGTAGTTATTGATACTGATGTTATCAAATTTTTCCCTGACCATGAATCTGTAAATCAAGCATTAAGATCATTAATTGATATTATTAAGAGACAAAAACAATATGCTTAATCACTCGCTGCACCTGACTACGGGGGGCTGTGCCGTAATTAGAGTTTTGTGGTATCTCAAGCTTTTATCTTGTTTACAAAGTTTGGTGGCAATTCTCCCTGCCGCCGCTGAACTCAATTGGTAGAACTAAAATATTATGGGATACAATCTGTATCTGGTAAAAAAAGAAAATTGGTTTGATAAGGAGAATGTATTTACCCAAACCGAATGGGAAGATATTCAAAAATATCAGATATCGAATTGGCTTTATTTTGATGAAGGGACAATTACAATTAAAAATCCTTCGAAAGAACAAGTAATAGATTTTGTCAAGATGGCAAAAAGATATAATTGGTTCGTTCAAGGCGACGATGGCGAAAAATATTCAGAAGATGGCTCGCCTATTTATGAGAAACCTAAAAAATCTGGACTATTTGGGGGAATTAGATATCTTATATCAGAGTTATTGGCAAAAAAGAAAATCGAACATTCAATGAAAAGTGTAACTTGCCCTTTTAAAGTCGGAGATAAAGTAAAAACGACACACAGAACGGGTGGTGTTGTTATTGACATAGATCCAAAAGCAAATCATGGCTTAGGCAGTATCAAGGTAAAGTTTCCTGATGGAGTTGTCTTAGGGGGAACTTTTATTGCTCACGGTTTTGAAAAAGAGTTCTAACAACTCGCTGCAGCCGACATAGCTTACGCTCGGTGGCTGAGCTCGGTCGTTAGGTCTGAAAAATTGGAGGATAGTCATGAATACATTGACATATGATAATTTAATTGACACTGTAAAATCATTATCAATTGAAGAAAAAGAGGAACTTAAATTTTTGATGGAGAGGTATCTTATAGAGGAACGGAGAGAAGAAATCTATAAAAATTATCAAAATAGCTTGAAAGAAGCTGAAAAAGGGAAGTTAGAATTTTCAAGTAATGTCCGCAAACTAAGGAAAATGGTAGAAAAGTGATAGAAATCAGTTTTAGTTCTTCTTTTAAAAGAGCGTATAAGAAAAGGATTAAATGGTCTGATGAGTTAGAACGGAAATTTTGGGAAAGAGTAGAGATGTTTACAAAAGCTCCTTTTGATAGAATTTTGAAGACACACAAGTTATCAGGAAGACTACAAGAATTATGGAGTTTTAGTATTGAATACGATGTCCGGGTAATATTTTATTTTGCTGATAGGAATAGGGTGGTATTTGTAGATATAGGAAAACATGATGAAGTTTATTGACCTAACAATTCGTTGCAGCGGACGGCGGGGGACTGTGCTGTAATTGAGAGTTTTGTAGTATATCAATAGGTAATCGTGCTTACAAAGTTTGGTGGCAATTCTCCCTGCCGCCGCTGAACTCAATTGTTAGGCAGATAGGAGACAACGGGATGATACCCATACAATGTAAGAAATGCGGACATATTCAAGATGCTGGGAGTACCTTGTCACCCAATGACACCTGTGAACGATGCGGTACACCCATCTACGGACCCAGAGCTCACAATCCAACAACTATGGCAATTCTCGCCGTAGTAACAGTGATTGGTGCCGCGATACTGGGTATGCCCAAGAACTTCCTGCTCATAGTCGGTATCTTGGCTGCCTTCTTGGTGATCAACGCAGTCATAAGGCGAAAGAGGTGAGACATGGGGACAGTCGTATTTCTCGTCGCCATTATAGTCGGTGCTGTGATATCCGCAATCTTTTACTGGCTTTTCCCCTTTGAGCCGCCTATTCAGAAGTGCGAAACATGCTTTCACCAAATGCAGGTCCTTAAGTTCACAGGCAGAGGTGGAGTGATGCTTTTGCGGGAAGAAATGGTCTCCGGCATCGGCTATGCGGAACAATGTTGGGAGTGTGGCAGGGTGTATTGTGCCGAGTGCTATCCTTCGCGTCCGCGGAACACTTGTGTTTGCGGACGGGGGAGGGACGCTGTGCGTCATATCGGAGGCACAGTCTATCGAGGTTCATTACGGCTTGTGAAAGTCCGATACATCAATTAAAGGAGATATTAGGGTCAAACCGTGAATGTGGAATGCACAATAATTTGGTGAGGCAGAGGAAAAGGAAAAGACAGCGAATCAAAGCTTTTGTCTAACCCTGCGTTGCAGTTGACGGCGGGGGACTGTGCCGTGATTGAAAGTTTTATAGTATCTCAAAGGTTAATCGTGCGGACAAAGTTTGGTGGTAATCCTCTCCGCCACCGCTGAACTCAGTGTTAGACTAAAAGAGATTAAACCACGAACGACCCACAAGTGGGTACCCCGGAAGAACACGAAGTGAAATTTGATGAAATATCTAATAAAGTTAGCAAATATTAAAGTTGGCTTGTTGATAAATTTCAATGTAGAAAGTTTGAAAAAAGGCATAAAAAGATTTGTCTTGTCCAATCTTCGTGACCTTCGTGCTCTTCGTGATGAATAGTTACATAAATCTTTTTATTATCTCTAAAATATAAAAGTATTATACCAGACCTTGATTATGTAGAAATAAGAAGAAAAGACGGCGAAGTGGAATTTTTACTTAATCAATCGCTGATCCTGACCGTAATACGTCAGTTATTTGGGGGAATGAACATTAACCTGCGGAGGACAGAGCAATGAAAATAGTAGGCAAGTAGGTAGTAGGGAAGTAGGAAAGGGATAAAGGATGTGCACGGTATTCCTCTTCTGGGGGCAATGTCTCCCCCTTTCCTACTTTCCTACTCTCCTACTTCCTACTTTCAGGAGAATCCCCCATTTCAGTGACGCATTACTCCTGACCGATTTTTTCACTTGACAACAAATATCAACAATGATACTATATTTACATGGCAAAGGTTGAAGAAATTATTACCCGTATGAAGCGGAATCCTAACGATATCCGATTCAGTGAGTTGTGCAAGGTATGTAATTACTACTTTGGAAAATCTCGTCAGAGTAGTAGTAGTCACCGAGTATATAAAACTCCATGGCAAGGTAATCCACGGATTAACATACAAAATAATAAAGGAAAAGCTAAAACATACCAAATAAAACAGGTCATTTTAGCTATTGAAAGATTGGAGGTAGAACATGGCCATAAAAAATGATCGTTATACCTATCGAGTAACATGGTCAGAGGATGATAATGAATATGTTGGTTTATGTATAGAGTTTCCAGGTTTGAGTTGGCTTGCTAAAACTTCTGAAGATGCCTTAAAAGGGATACAGAGATTAGTTGCTGATGTTATAAAAGATATGTTTGAAAATGGTGAAACTATACCTAATGCAATATCCTGTAAACAGTATAGTGGTAAATTTATGGTACGCGTCCCACCTGAAGTTCATCGGAAGCTTGCAATTAAGGCGGCAGAATCAGGAGTCAGTTTAAATCGGTTTGCCAGTTCAAAATTAAGTCAAGGAGTTGAATTGAAATCAGACTTTGGTTATGGAATACAGGAAAAATTAGGAAGGAAGGAAAAAAGACGGCGAAGTGGAATTTTTACTTAATCAGTCGTTGCAGCGGACGGCGAGGGACTGTGCCGTGATTGAAAGTTTTGTAGTATCTCAAGGGATAATCATGCGGACAAAGTTTAGTGGCAATCCTCCCCGCCGCACCTGAACTTTATCGTTAGACGTATACCACTGGAAGAAAAATGATCTTTAGGAGGGCTTAAGTGAGTTCATTGTTGATTGGAGTAATTGCTTCTTTAATTTCTACTATCATAGGTTACTTAATAGCTAAGGCAGTTCAATATTTGAGAGAATTAAGACCACTCCAAAAAACTTGGCAGTTTAGAAAGGATGAGCAAATTTGTGTTTTTATAGCGAGTCCTGGAGAAATAGATACAGGTGTCTATAAAAAGAGAATTACTACTTTAGGCCATATTTATGGTTTTGCTTATATTTTAAATTCTATTAAAAAGGGATATCCCAATTTAGAAATTAATCATCTATATTTCACCCGAGACTCAAAAACCGATAATTTCTCTTCCGAACTCCTTGGGTCAACTGGTATTTGTTTAGGAGGACATAAACATAATTGGGTAACAAAATTATTCCTTGAAGAGATACATCCACCAGTTGTGTTCGATGAAAACGATAACTTAATAGACTTACTGAATAAAAAAATATATAAACCTAAAGTAGAAGACGATAGAATATTAGAAGATTATGGAATAATTATCAAAACAGTAAATCCCAATAACAGAAGGAACAAGGTCTTCATATTTGCAGGTTGTCATACTTACGGGGTTATTGCTGCAGCCAAATTCTTCTACGAAAATCTCCCTAAAATGGAAATAGTTAAGTACAACCAATTCGAAGTTATAGTAAGTGGGAAGGTTATAGGTTCTCATGTATATCAGTTAAATAAAATAGACCAGCATATAATAGATTGAGGGAGGTTATTAATGGAAAAAGTTATATTATTTGATATTGGAAAAACTTTAATTGATGGAGATGCTATTATTAATGGAGCGTTAGAACACTCTGCTAAGAAATTGAAAAAGTTAAAATTCATCGATGATGAGGAAAAATTTATTATAGCCTATTTAGAGGCAGACAAAGATACTACTTTTGCCCATATACATCATACTTACTCAGATTTTGAAATAATAAAAAAAGCATGGAAAAATCTTGGTCGTGAGGATAACTACAAAGTTTATGCTAATTTTCTCCTTGAATATAGAAATTATGTAAGGAGCAAAATTAAACCTGATTCAAAGATTTTAAAAACATTCCAACATTTACAGAATAAGAAGATGTTGCTTGGAATTGCTTCAGATGGTACTATCGTAGAACAGTTAGAAACTCTTGTGCGATTAAGAATAATTTCATATTTAGAACCCAACTTAATTTTCGTGTCTGAAGATATTGGAGTTGAAAAAACCAATAAAGATTTCTATAAATATATTCTCCAAAAGAATGGTAATCCAAATAGAAGAATGGTTATAGTTGGAGATAGACTTGAAGCTGATATTCTTATACCAAAGCAATTAGGATTTAAAACAGTGCTGGTTCTCAAATATGCAAAATATATAGAAGAAAAAATTAAATATGTAAACCCTGATTTTGTAATAAATGACATTCCTGAGATGGAAAGAATTGCTGATTTAATATGAGATTTGAGTTATATGGCGTCTAACAAAAAAATGAACCAGACGAGGATAGTGACGGGGTCGGATAGTGCCGGGGTCAGACCTCGAGTGAGTGTTGACAAGAAAAACTACATTTTGTTTGACGATGAACAAATTTTAGTGTATGTATAACTCTATTAAAATAAAGCAATTAAGAAATTAGGTATAAACTTACATGGAGTATTCACTAATTCATATCATAAGATTTTGATCATAAATGAAAAAGTGGAGTATCTTTACATCTATATTCAATCTATTGTTTTTCAATGGGTTATGCAATATTCATCAAATTATATAGATGAAAAGATTTGTCAACACTCACTCGAAAGCAGAATTAACTCAGCAAAATGCAGCTTTTGTCTAACCAATCGCTGCACCTGACTGCGGGGGGCTGTGCCGTTTTCAATGTTTTGTGGTATCTCAAGCTTTTATCTTGTTTACAAAGTTTGGTGGTAGTCCTCCCCGCAGCAGGTGAGCTCTATCGTTGTGCGGAAGGAGGTTGAAAGAAAATGCGAGGATTTCATACCGCTGTAACACTTTTCCTGGTAATTCTGGCCGCAATACCACGCGTGTTCTCTGCAGAGGCGCCCTCTGCTGATCTAAAGGCCGTTGTCAATGGTAATACCCAGTTTGCGCTTGATTTGTATTCAAAGTTGAAAGAGACGACGGAAGCCAATCTCTTTTTCTCTCCGTACAGTATCTCGGTCGCACTGGCCATGACTTATGGCGGTGCACGAGGCAACACGGCAAAGGAGATGGAAAATAGTCTGCATTTCACACTTAAAGAAAAAACCCATCTGGCATTTGCTGAACTGGACACGAGGCTTGACGAAGTACAGAGGAAAAGGAAAGTGCAATTGCACATTGCGAATTCCCTTTGGCCTCAAAAGGACTACCGTTTTCTTCCTGAATACATCTCGTTGATAAAGCAGCACTACGGAGTCTCCATCACACCATTGGACTACACCAAAGCAGTGGAGGAAGCTTGTAGGATCATCAACAAATGGGTTGAAGATGAGACAAAGGAGAAGATCAAAGACCTTATTCGTAAAGGCGGTCTGAATCCTCTAGTCCGTCTCGTCTTGGTCAACGCTATTTATTTCAAAGGAGACTGGGCCAGTCAATTCGATCCAAAACAAACAGCCAACATCAACTTCACCTTATTAAACGGCGAGAAGAAGCGAGTTCCTATGATGCAGCAGAAAGGTAAGTTCAGATACCGGGAGATAGAAAAGGCTCAATTGTTGGAGTTGCCCTATATTGGCAAGCAATTATCAATGATAATTCTTCTCCCACAGGACCCAAATGGCCTTTCCGATATTGAGAATCAATTGTCAGAAAGGAAACTCGATTCTTGGTTTTCCAACCTTACTGAGGAGGAAGTCAAGGTTTACCTACCTAAGTTCAAAATAACTTGGGGTACATTTGAACTGAACGATCAGCTCAAAGCATTGGGTATGCGAGATGCTTTCGTTTTTAGCCGGGCTGACTTCTCTGGCATGGATGGCACGAAAGATCTGTATATCAGTTTGGTCCTTCATAAAGCCTTCGTTGAAGTCAATGAAGAGGGTACTGAGGCAGCCGCAGCCACAGCTGTGACTATGAAGGTAGGAGGTCGTCTTCCTAGAATACGAACCTTCAAAGCAGATCACCCATTTGTTTTTTTCATCCGTGACAATACCACAGGAAGTATTTTGTTTCTCGG
Coding sequences within it:
- a CDS encoding BrnT family toxin, with the protein product MLLFEWDPRKAIKNINVHGISFDEASTTFSDTLSLTIYDPLHSEQEDRFILIGNSLKHRVLVTVHTERGDKIRIISSRKATENERRQYEENAKRSGYA
- a CDS encoding type II toxin-antitoxin system YafQ family toxin, translated to MEISFSSSFKRAYKKRIKWSDELERKFWERVEMFTKAPFDRILKTHKLSGRLQELWSFSIEYDVRVIFYFADRNRVVFVDIGKHDEVY
- a CDS encoding toxin HicA; translated protein: MAKVEEIITRMKRNPNDIRFSELCKVCNYYFGKSRQSSSSHRVYKTPWQGNPRINIQNNKGKAKTYQIKQVILAIERLEVEHGHKK
- a CDS encoding HAD-IA family hydrolase gives rise to the protein MEKVILFDIGKTLIDGDAIINGALEHSAKKLKKLKFIDDEEKFIIAYLEADKDTTFAHIHHTYSDFEIIKKAWKNLGREDNYKVYANFLLEYRNYVRSKIKPDSKILKTFQHLQNKKMLLGIASDGTIVEQLETLVRLRIISYLEPNLIFVSEDIGVEKTNKDFYKYILQKNGNPNRRMVIVGDRLEADILIPKQLGFKTVLVLKYAKYIEEKIKYVNPDFVINDIPEMERIADLI
- a CDS encoding serpin family protein, giving the protein MRGFHTAVTLFLVILAAIPRVFSAEAPSADLKAVVNGNTQFALDLYSKLKETTEANLFFSPYSISVALAMTYGGARGNTAKEMENSLHFTLKEKTHLAFAELDTRLDEVQRKRKVQLHIANSLWPQKDYRFLPEYISLIKQHYGVSITPLDYTKAVEEACRIINKWVEDETKEKIKDLIRKGGLNPLVRLVLVNAIYFKGDWASQFDPKQTANINFTLLNGEKKRVPMMQQKGKFRYREIEKAQLLELPYIGKQLSMIILLPQDPNGLSDIENQLSERKLDSWFSNLTEEEVKVYLPKFKITWGTFELNDQLKALGMRDAFVFSRADFSGMDGTKDLYISLVLHKAFVEVNEEGTEAAAATAVTMKVGGRLPRIRTFKADHPFVFFIRDNTTGSILFLGRVVDPSKKEE